In Cicer arietinum cultivar CDC Frontier isolate Library 1 chromosome 7, Cicar.CDCFrontier_v2.0, whole genome shotgun sequence, a single window of DNA contains:
- the LOC140918734 gene encoding uncharacterized protein, whose product MFVSYIGAVVRQNVPITIDNWRDKALKDAKDIIWNDIQTTFVLDEERKSYVLRVAGKIHRGFRSHLSNFYLKDREGNTNAEPPKIYQHYISKDEWSAFVSKRSDPAFVNISTANRERASNPKHPYKKSRMGYARLEQQIRKDTQADQPLGRHILWKEARVNKDGVVDNENVKKVVELCETIEQSSETQEGNKLKYKLLNKLLNSTK is encoded by the exons atgtttgtaagctacattggggctgttgttcgtcaaaatgtcccaataacaatagacaactggagagataaggcgttgaaggatgccaaagatatcatctggaatgacattcaa accacttttgttcttgatgaggaacgaaagtcatatgttttgagagttgctgggaaaatccatcgtggatttagatcccatctctcaaatttctatctaaaagatagagaaggaaacacaaatgctgaacctccaaagatatatcaacattatatatcaaaggatgaatggagtgcatttgtttccaaacgttctgacccggcgtttgtc aatattagtacggcaaatcgcgaacgggcaagcaacccaaaacacccatacaagaaatcacgtatgggatatgcacgccttgaacaacaaatt agaaaagacacccaagccgatcaacccttgggtcgtcatatcttatggaaggaagcgcgtgttaacaaagatggagtggttgataatgaaaatgtcaagaaagttgtagaactttgt gaaactattgaacaaagttctgaaactcaagagggcaacaagttaaaatataaattattaaataaactatTGAATTCTACTAAATAA